The Theropithecus gelada isolate Dixy chromosome X, Tgel_1.0, whole genome shotgun sequence genome includes a window with the following:
- the DYNLT3 gene encoding dynein light chain Tctex-type 3 isoform X2, protein MEEYHRHCDEVGFNAEEAHNIVKECVDGVLGGEDYNHNNINQWTASIVEQSLTHLVKLGKAYKYIVTCAVVQKSAYGFHTASSCFWDTTSDGTCTVRWENRTMNCIVNVFAIAIVL, encoded by the exons ATGGAGGAGTACCATCGCCACTGCGACGAG GTTGGCTTCAATGCTGAGGAAGCCCACAATATTGTCAAAGAG TGTGTAGATGGGGTTTTAGGTGGTGAAGATTATAATCACAACAACATCAACCAGTGGACCGCAAGCATAGTGGAACAATCCTTAACACATTTGGTTAAGTTGGGAAAAGCTTATAAATATATTG TGACCTGTGCAGTGGTCCAGAAGAGCGCATATGGCTTTCACACAGCCAGCTCCTGCTTTTGGGATACCACATCTGATG gAACCTGTACCGTAAGATGGGAGAACCGGACCATGAACTGTATTGTCAATGTTTTTGCCATTGCTATTGTTCTTTAA